In the Deltaproteobacteria bacterium genome, AGAGCTTTCCCAGGCCAGGGACTACATCATGGCCGGCGTTTTCCTCTCATCCGAGAGTACGGACAGCCAGATGATCCGCCTGATCCAGAACGAGGTCCACTTCGGCCGCCACGTCCCTTTAATGGAAATCGCCGAAATGATATCCAAGGTGACCGCCGAAGACGTGCTCGAACTGGCGGCCCAGATTCTGGACCCGGAAAGGGCGGCCCTGGCCATCCTTGGGCCGGTGGACCCGGCCTGCGACTACGCGGGGGTCCTGCACGCATGAACGCGCCCGTCATACCGATTCTTAGGCTGCGCCCGGAAAGCGATTCAGACATTCCCCTTCCCCGCCGTATGACCGAAGGGGCTTCCGGTATGGACGCGGCTGCTGCGGTGGCAGGAGATATCACCATCCAACCCGGCGAAATCTCCATGATCCCCACGGGCTTCGCCATGGCCGTGCCGCTTGGCTTCGAGGTCCAGGTACGCCCCAGAAGCGGCCTTGCGGCCAGGCACGGCGTGACCGTGGTGAACGCGCCCGGCACCGTGGATTCCGACTACCGGGGCGAGGTGATGATAGCCCTCATAAACCTTTCCCGCACCCCCCATGTCATCCGCCGGGGAGACCGGGTGGCCCAGCTTGTGGTTGGCCGGGTGATCGCCGCCGAATTCTCCGAAACAGACTCTCTGGACTCCACGGACCGCATGGACGGAGGCTTCGGCCACACCGGGAGAAAGTGAGCGATGGGCAGTCGGCAGTAAAACAGATTCTGCATCATGGGAAACATCCTTGAAAACCCCGGTAAAAAACATATTCGCCGAAGTCCCGGAAAACCTCCCGGATGAATTCGTCGAGTCTCTTCTGCTTCGAGCGGGGTTTAAGCTCGAACGCATAGTCTCGAAGGGCCACGCCTCCCCGCCCGGTTTCTGGTATGACCAGGACAATGACGAGTGGGTGATGCTGGTTTCGGGAAACGCGGAAATTTTGTTTGAAGGCGAGGATGAGCCGCGAACCATGTCGTCCGGCGACTGGGTCCTGATACCCGCCCATCGCCGCCACAGGGTTTTATGGACAGACCCCGAAAACGACACGGTATGGCTGGCCCTCCATTTTGACAACAAGGGCGGCGGAAAATGAGGGACCTCTTAAAAATCGCCTTCACGGTTCTCGGACTTACCGCCATTGTCATGGCCTTCATGTGGAACCATATTCTGCTGGCGCTTTTGGACCAGCACCTTTCTTCCCCGCCGTCTCCGGCGAACGCTTCGGCCATGC is a window encoding:
- the dut gene encoding dUTP diphosphatase gives rise to the protein MNAPVIPILRLRPESDSDIPLPRRMTEGASGMDAAAAVAGDITIQPGEISMIPTGFAMAVPLGFEVQVRPRSGLAARHGVTVVNAPGTVDSDYRGEVMIALINLSRTPHVIRRGDRVAQLVVGRVIAAEFSETDSLDSTDRMDGGFGHTGRK
- a CDS encoding cupin domain-containing protein, with the protein product MKTPVKNIFAEVPENLPDEFVESLLLRAGFKLERIVSKGHASPPGFWYDQDNDEWVMLVSGNAEILFEGEDEPRTMSSGDWVLIPAHRRHRVLWTDPENDTVWLALHFDNKGGGK